One window of Ziziphus jujuba cultivar Dongzao chromosome 5, ASM3175591v1 genomic DNA carries:
- the LOC107420984 gene encoding beta-1,3-galactosyltransferase 7 isoform X2, with the protein MKGRSSGKVSAKWIPIFCVFSFFIGVLLTGRMSTPSESNGQLISSRRHEQELQIVSEDCATKKKPSQEKDVMNEIYRTHESIQSLDKQMAMIQMELAAARSSREMGSSADGSDSKSVTNEGGSVRKKAFIVIGINTAFSSRKRRDSVRETWMPQGEKLIQLEREKGIVIRFMIGHSATSNSILDRAIDSEDAQHKDFLRLEHVEGYHELSAKTKIFFSTAVAQWDADFYVKVDDDVHVNLGMLASTLARHRSKPRVYIGCMKSGPVLSQKNVKYHEPEYWKFGEDGNKYFRHATGQIYAISKDLATYISINQPILHKYANEDVSLGSWFIGLEVEHIDDRNMCCGTPPDCEWKAQAGNVCIASFDWTCSGICKSVEKIKFVHEKCGEGDGAVWSSLF; encoded by the exons ATGAAGGGCCGGAGCTCCGGCAAAGTCTCTGCGAAATGGATTCCCATTTTTTGCGTCTTTTCATTCTTCATTGGTGTGCTTCTCACCGGCAG AATGTCGACACCTTCTGAATCTAATGGTCAGCTCATCTCGAGTCGTAGACATGAACAAGAGCTTCAAATAGTTTCTGAGGATTGCGCAACTAAAAAG AAACCTTCACAAGAAAAGGATGTGATGAACGAAATTTATAGAACCCATGAATCAATTCA ATCTCTAGACAAGCAAATGGCAATGATTCAAATGGAATTGGCAGCAGCTCGGAGTTCTCGTGAGATGGGCTCTTCTGCAGATGGCTCGGATTCGAAGTCGGTGACTAATGAAGGAGGTTCTGTGAGGAAGAAAGCATTCATAGTTATTGGAATTAATACTGCTTTTAGCAGTAGGAAGCGGCGTGATTCGGTTAGAGAGACTTGGATGCCGCAAG GGGAAAAGCTTATTCAATTAGAGCGCGAGAAAGGGATTGTCATTCGCTTCATGATTGGCCACAG TGCAACATCCAACAGTATTTTGGATAGAGCCATCGATTCAGAAGATGCTCAACATAAAGATTTCCTTAGACTG GAGCATGTTGAAGGATATCACGAGTTGtctgcaaaaacaaaaattttcttttcaacgGCAGTAGCACAATGGGATGCTGATTTCTATGTCAAGGTTGATGATGATGTTCATGTCAACTTAG GTATGCTTGCATCAACTCTTGCCCGTCACAGATCAAAGCCCAGAGTCTACATTGGTTGTATGAAATCTGGACCTGTTCTTTCCCAAAA GAACGTCAAGTATCATGAACCAGAATACTGGAAATTTGGAGAGGATGGGAACAAATACTTTAGACATGCAACTGGGCAAATTTATGCAATCTCGAAGGATCTCGCAACATATATCTCCATCAACCA GCCTATATTGCACAAGTACGCTAATGAAGATGTGTCGCTTGGTTCTTGGTTTATTGGCCTTGAAGTCGAGCACATTGATGATCGCAATATGTGCTGTGGTACTCCACCAG ATTGTGAGTGGAAAGCACAAGCAGGTAATGTGTGCATTGCATCGTTTGATTGGACCTGTAGTGGAATCTGCAAGTCGGTAGAGAAGATCAAATTTGTTCATGAAAAGTGCGGAGAGGGGGATGGAGCTGTTTGGAGTTCGCTATTTTAA
- the LOC107420984 gene encoding beta-1,3-galactosyltransferase 7 isoform X1: protein MKGRSSGKVSAKWIPIFCVFSFFIGVLLTGRMSTPSESNGQLISSRRHEQELQIVSEDCATKKKPSQEKDVMNEIYRTHESIQHGRSLDKQMAMIQMELAAARSSREMGSSADGSDSKSVTNEGGSVRKKAFIVIGINTAFSSRKRRDSVRETWMPQGEKLIQLEREKGIVIRFMIGHSATSNSILDRAIDSEDAQHKDFLRLEHVEGYHELSAKTKIFFSTAVAQWDADFYVKVDDDVHVNLGMLASTLARHRSKPRVYIGCMKSGPVLSQKNVKYHEPEYWKFGEDGNKYFRHATGQIYAISKDLATYISINQPILHKYANEDVSLGSWFIGLEVEHIDDRNMCCGTPPDCEWKAQAGNVCIASFDWTCSGICKSVEKIKFVHEKCGEGDGAVWSSLF from the exons ATGAAGGGCCGGAGCTCCGGCAAAGTCTCTGCGAAATGGATTCCCATTTTTTGCGTCTTTTCATTCTTCATTGGTGTGCTTCTCACCGGCAG AATGTCGACACCTTCTGAATCTAATGGTCAGCTCATCTCGAGTCGTAGACATGAACAAGAGCTTCAAATAGTTTCTGAGGATTGCGCAACTAAAAAG AAACCTTCACAAGAAAAGGATGTGATGAACGAAATTTATAGAACCCATGAATCAATTCA GCATGGCAGATCTCTAGACAAGCAAATGGCAATGATTCAAATGGAATTGGCAGCAGCTCGGAGTTCTCGTGAGATGGGCTCTTCTGCAGATGGCTCGGATTCGAAGTCGGTGACTAATGAAGGAGGTTCTGTGAGGAAGAAAGCATTCATAGTTATTGGAATTAATACTGCTTTTAGCAGTAGGAAGCGGCGTGATTCGGTTAGAGAGACTTGGATGCCGCAAG GGGAAAAGCTTATTCAATTAGAGCGCGAGAAAGGGATTGTCATTCGCTTCATGATTGGCCACAG TGCAACATCCAACAGTATTTTGGATAGAGCCATCGATTCAGAAGATGCTCAACATAAAGATTTCCTTAGACTG GAGCATGTTGAAGGATATCACGAGTTGtctgcaaaaacaaaaattttcttttcaacgGCAGTAGCACAATGGGATGCTGATTTCTATGTCAAGGTTGATGATGATGTTCATGTCAACTTAG GTATGCTTGCATCAACTCTTGCCCGTCACAGATCAAAGCCCAGAGTCTACATTGGTTGTATGAAATCTGGACCTGTTCTTTCCCAAAA GAACGTCAAGTATCATGAACCAGAATACTGGAAATTTGGAGAGGATGGGAACAAATACTTTAGACATGCAACTGGGCAAATTTATGCAATCTCGAAGGATCTCGCAACATATATCTCCATCAACCA GCCTATATTGCACAAGTACGCTAATGAAGATGTGTCGCTTGGTTCTTGGTTTATTGGCCTTGAAGTCGAGCACATTGATGATCGCAATATGTGCTGTGGTACTCCACCAG ATTGTGAGTGGAAAGCACAAGCAGGTAATGTGTGCATTGCATCGTTTGATTGGACCTGTAGTGGAATCTGCAAGTCGGTAGAGAAGATCAAATTTGTTCATGAAAAGTGCGGAGAGGGGGATGGAGCTGTTTGGAGTTCGCTATTTTAA
- the LOC107420997 gene encoding vacuolar protein sorting-associated protein 9A-like, giving the protein MENSDVFLGLHDFLERMRQPGAADFVKSIKSFIVSFSNHVPDPERDSAAVQEFLAKMEADFRAHPLWAGCSEEELDSAGEGLEKYVMTKLFTRVFASLPDDVKQDEQLSEKMALIQQFIRPENLDIKPAFQNETSWLLAQKELQKINMHKAPRDKLVCILNCCKVVTNLLLNASIASNENPPGADEFLPVLIYVTLKANPPQLHSNLLYIQRYRRESRLVSEAAYYFTNMQSVESFISNIDAKALSMDESEFEKNMESARALLSGLSTDLENQSNPSDHLIGHAPGAETMDPRHQALNVSKEPALRPKSSESRPRTKVATLNPKDQLSFNKVPSLSDLENKGAELLSKEDRVSQVFKEYPYLFAHAGDLTINDVEDLLNSYKELVLKYVCLSKGLGVSAPSIPPFNSQTKVQQNAETTNKQEDTRAADPNDESIKDTGRTEVYSTTNKQEDTRAADPTDESIKDTGRTDVYSDRVPLIDVENSESQLAQEEAVAPQGGKVEETSQ; this is encoded by the exons ATGGAGAACTCCGACGTGTTTTTGGGGCTGCACGACTTTCTTGAGCGCATGCGTCAGCCTGGTGCAGCCGATTTCGTCAAATCCATCAAAAG TTTTATAGTGTCGTTCTCAAACCATGTTCCTGATCCAGAAAGGGACAGTGCTGCTGTACAGGAGTTCTTGGCCAAAATGGAAGCTGATTTTAGGGCTCACCCACTTTGGGCCGGTTGCTCTGAGGAGGAGCTGGACAGTGCTGGTGAA GGACTGGAGAAGTATGTCATGACAAAGTTATTTACTCGTGTATTTGCTTCACTTCCAGATGATGTGAAACAAGATGAGCAGCTTTCTGAGAAGATGGCTTTAATTCAACAATTCATTCGACCTGAAAATTTGGATATTAAGCCTGCTTTTCAAAATGAGACGTCATGGCTG cttGCACAGAAAGAACTTCAGAAGATCAATATGCATAAGGCACCAAGAGACAAGCTTGTTTGCATCCTCAATTGTTGCAAGGTTGTTACCAATTTGCTGCTAAATGCTTCCATTGCATCAAACGAAAATCCCCCTGGAGCTGATGAATTCCTTCCTGTCCTCATTTATGTTACTCTAAAG GCAAATCCTCCACAGCTGCACTCAAATTTGTTGTACATACAAAGATACAGACGAGAGTCTCGTTTAGTTTCAGAAGCAGCCTACTATTTCACAAACATGCAATCTGTTGAATCTTTTATATCAAACATTGATGCAAAAGCCCTTTCAATGGACGAAAGTGAGTTCGAAAAGAACATGGAATCTGCTCGAGCTCTTCTCTCTGGACTCTCAACTGATTTAGAGAATCAGTCTAATCCAAGTGATCACCTTATAGGACATGCACCTGGAGCAGAAACTATGGATCCCAGACACCAAGCTTTAAATGTTAGCAAGGAACCTGCATTAAGACCCAAATCATCTGAATCAAGACCTAGAACTAAGGTAGCAACATTGAATCCAAAGGATCAGTTATCATTTAACAAAGTTCCATCCCTCTCAGATTTGGAGAATAAAGGTGCAGAACTGCTTTCAAAGGAGGATCGGGTGAGTCAAGTTTTTAAGGAGTATCCCTACCTGTTTGCCCATGCTGGTGACCTAACAATCAATGACGTGGAGGATCTACTTAACAGTTACAAAGAACTTGTTCTTAAATATGTTTGTCTTTCAAAAGGGTTGGGGGTTTCAGCTCCATCAATTCCTCCGTTCAATTCACAGACTAAGGTCCAGCAGAACGCTGAAACCACGAATAAACAGGAAGATACAAGGGCTGCAGACCCTAATGATGAGTCAATAAAAGATACTGGTAGGACAGAAGTTTATTCAACCACGAATAAACAGGAAGATACAAGGGCTGCAGACCCTACTGATGAGTCAATAAAAGATACTGGTAGGACTGATGTCTATTCAGATAGAGTTCCCCTTATAGATGTGGAAAATTCGGAATCCCAATTGGCACAAGAAGAGGCAGTTGCACCACAGGGTGGTAAAGTGGAAGAGACTTCTCAATGA
- the LOC107420986 gene encoding uncharacterized protein LOC107420986, translating into MGHECNRFHHHNPLYIHHRNTFLPMLCSRPSIKDVKLPNWENRSASFSDEPLSPKIGCMGQVKRNNKVIGFPASSHRLTLTGSTTTNNNNININVKYSKLKRLFSGKNLTPAATGTTAGCGSRRRVVLSGANGSRNGCNSNNGNGENCIPTIIDVVDLDPPLPVIKKVQKTEKEGEVDSLWKRRSGGVALKSLQLRQIHHPRHHLQPTTV; encoded by the coding sequence atgggtCATGAATGCAATCGATTCCATCATCATAATCCCCTCTATATCCATCACAGGAATACATTCCTACCCATGTTATGTTCAAGGCCTTCAATCAAAGATGTCAAGCTTCCAAACTGGGAAAATCGCTCGGCTTCTTTTTCCGACGAACCTTTATCACCCAAAATCGGTTGCATGGGTCAGGTTAAGAGGAACAACAAAGTCATCGGCTTCCCTGCTTCTTCTCACAGGCTCACTCTCACCGgctccaccaccaccaacaacaacaacatcaacATTAATGTCAAGTATTCCAAGCTCAAGAGATTGTTCTCCGGCAAGAATCTCACTCCGGCAGCCACCGGTACCACCGCTGGGTGTGGAAGCCGGAGAAGGGTTGTTTTGAGTGGTGCAAATGGGTCTAGAAATGGATGTAATAGTAATAATGGTAATGGTGAAAATTGTATTCCTACTATCATTGATGTGGTTGATTTGGATCCTCCTCTGCCCGTGATCAAGAAGGTACAGAAAACAGAGAAAGAAGGAGAGGTAGATAGTCTTTGGAAAAGGAGATCTGGTGGGGTCGCATTGAAAAGTTTGCAGCTTCGACAAATTCACCATCCTAGACACCATCTTCAACCCACTACTGTTTAA
- the LOC107420994 gene encoding histone acetyltransferase of the MYST family 1, with protein MGSIETPPSAENGSATHTAMPEGDQKPSGGVGFAPPVNEVTMESEMLKKRKMTMLPLEVGTRVMCRWRDGKYHPVKVIERRKLNLGGVNDYEYYVHYTEFNRRLDEWVKLEQLDLDSVEAVVDEKVEDKVTSLKMTRHQKRKIDETHVEGHEELDAASLREHEEFTKVKNIATIELGRYEIETWYFSPFPPEYNDSLKLYFCEFCLNFMKRKEQLQRHMRKCDLKHPPGDEIYRSGTLSMFEVDGKKNKVYGQNLCYLAKLFLDHKTLYYDVDLFLFYILCECDDRGCHMVGYFSKEKHSEESYNLACILTLPPYQRKGYGKFLIAFSYELSKKEGKVGTPERPLSDLGLLSYRGYWTRVLLDILKKHKGNISIKELSDMTAIKAEDILTTLQSLELIQYRKGQHVICADPKVLDRHLKAAGRGGLEVDVSKLIWTPYKEQG; from the exons ATGGGTTCCATAGAGACACCGCCTAGCGCAGAGAATGGCTCCGCCACCCATACCGCCATGCCGGAGGGAGACCAGAAACCCTCCGGCGGCGTCGGATTTGCACCTCCAGTGAACGAGGTGACGATGGAGTCTGAAATGTTGAAGAAGCGGAAGATGACCATGCTTCCTTTGGAGGTCGGCACGCGCGTCATGTGCCGTTGGAGGGACGGAAAGTACCACCCTGTCAAGGTCATCGAACGGCGTAAATTGAATTTAGGTGGCGTTAACGATTACGAGTATTACGTGCATTACACTGAAT tCAATAGGAGGCTCGATGAATGGGTAAAGCTTGAGCAACTTGATCTTGATTCAGTAGAGGCTGTTGTTGACGAGAAAGTGGAGGACAAG GTTACAAGCTTGAAGATGACACGGCATCAAAAGCGGAAGATTGATGAAACACATGTAGAG GGCCATGAGGAGCTTGATGCTGCCAGTTTGCGTGAACATGAAGAATTcacaaaagtgaaaaatattgcAACCATAGAACTTGGAAGATATGAGATTGAGACATGGTATTTCTCCCCCTTTCCACCAGAATACAATGACTCTTTGAAGCTgtatttttgtgaattttgccTCAATTTCATGAAGCGCAAAGAACAGCTTCAAAGGCATATG AGGAAATGTGATCTAAAGCATCCTCCGGGTGATGAAATATACCGAAGTGGTACTCTCTCTATGTTTGAG GTTGATGGCAAAAAGAACAAGGTTTATGGCCAGAATCTTTGTTATTTGGCAAAACTTTTTCTTGATCATAAGACTCTTTACTATGATGTCGACCTCTttctattttacattttatgtgAATGTGATGATCGAGGATGCCACATGGTTGGATACTTTTCCAAG GAAAAGCATTCTGAAGAATCATATAATTTGGCATGCATCCTCACCCTTCCTCCTTATCAAAGGAAAGGCTATGGAAAATTTTTGATTGCCTTTT CATATGAACTTTCTAAAAAAGAAGGTAAGGTCGGCACACCTGAAAGACCACTCTCTGATTTGGGACTGTTGAGCTATAGAGGATACTGGACGCGTGTGCTTTTGGACATTTTGAAAAAGCACAAGGGCAATATTTCAATCAAG GAATTGAGTGACATGACAGCCATCAAGGCGGAAGATATTTTGACGACCTTGCAGAGTCTAGAATTGATACAGTATAGGAAAGGGCAGCATGTTATCTGTGCAGATCCAAAGGTCCTGGATCGTCATCTGAAAGCAGCAGGTCGTGGGGGTTTGGAGGTTGATGTTAGCAAATTGATCTGGACTCCATATAAAGAACAAGGTTAA